A section of the Acanthochromis polyacanthus isolate Apoly-LR-REF ecotype Palm Island chromosome 1, KAUST_Apoly_ChrSc, whole genome shotgun sequence genome encodes:
- the entpd5a gene encoding ectonucleoside triphosphate diphosphohydrolase 5, with product MATPSLLLSLYVWFLAGSLLSEATYYRHHRYVPHFYRYREHSANTENLLPEVSNPVPEVVQPGEPTYPQIPEVFHPAPEVIPPIPEAFHPVPEVVHPVVESYHPHAVHQPAPEAPSPVNMSRVFYGIMFDAGSTGTRIHIYKFIQKDPVELPVLDNEMYHAVKPGLSAYKDNPEEGGNTIRQLLKIAKKTVPEDEWRRTPVVLKATAGLRLLPEDKASALLKEVRDVFDESPFFVPDNSVSIMNGANEGVLAWVTVNFLTGHLYSNTRRTVGILDLGGGSTQITFLPKSRKTVQSAPPTYIARFNMFNHTYQLYTHSYLGNGLYAARLATLGALGADGLDWKIFTSSCLPKKFREDVTFGGTTYKVSGIPDGYAGYKLCYYEVMKVIKGIVHQPYEVKGSSIFYAFSYYFDRAVESGLIDSSRGGAVEVRDFKKRAKEVCNKMTKYRAISPFLCMDMTYITCLLKEGFGFKDNTVLQLAKKVNNVETSWALGATFDYFRNLNIH from the exons ATGGCCACGCCGAGCCTGCTCCTCTCTCTGTACGTGTGGTTCCTGGCCGGGAGCCTCCTGTCAGAGGCGACTTACTACCGGCACCACCGCTACGTCCCCCACTTCTACCGCTACCGGGAGCATTCCGCCAACACGGAAAACCTCCTCCCCGAGGTCTCCAACCCGGTGCCTGAAGTCGTCCAGCCCGGCGAGCCGACCTACCCCCAGATCCCCGAGGTCTTCCACCCGGCGCCCGAGGTCATCCCCCCCATACCGGAGGCTTTCCACCCGGTGCCCGAGGTGGTGCATCCCGTAGTCGAGTCCTACCACCCACATGCGGTGCATCAGCCCGCACCTGAAGCCCCCTCACCTGTCAACATGAGTCGTGTTTTCTATGGGATCATGTTTGACGCAGGCAGCACGGGCACCAGGATCCACATCTACAAGTTCATCCAGAAGGATCCCG ttgaGCTGCCTGTTCTGGACAATGAAATGTACCATGCAGTGAAACCTGGACTGTCTGCCTACAAGGACAACCCTGAAGAG GGTGGCAACACCATCCGCCAGTTGCTGAAGATCGCCAAGAAGACGGTGCCAGAGGATGAGTGGAGGAGGACCCCGGTGGTCCTGAAGGCCACGGCGGGTCTTCGTCTGCTGCCTGAAGACAAGGCCAGTGCTCTTCTGAAGGAG GTACGAGATGTATTTGACGAGTCCCCTTTCTTTGTGCCAGACAACAGTGTTTCTATCATGAACGGAGCAAATGAAG GAGTCCTCGCCTGGGTTACAGTGAACTTCCTTACAG GTCACTTGTACTCCAACACCAGGAGGACAGTGGGCATCCTGGATCTGGGTGGAGGATCTACACAGATCACATTCCTTCCAAAGTCAAGG AAAACTGTTCAGTCTGCTCCACCAACCTACATCGCCAGATTCAACATGTTCAACCACACGTACCAGCTCTACACACACAG CTACCTTGGTAATGGACTGTATGCGGCTCGTCTGGCCACTCTTGGAGCACTAGGAGCTGATG GCCTGGATTGGAAAATCTTCACTAGTTCCTGCCTCCCAAAAAAGTTCAGGGAAGATGTGACTTTTGGAGGAACCACCTATAAAGTTAGCGGTATTCCAGACG GATATGCAGGCTATAAGCTGTGCTACTATGAGGTCATGAAGGTCATCAAAGGAATCGTCCACCAGCCGTATGAAGTGAAAGGCAGCAGCATCTTCTATGCTTTCTCCTACTACTTTGACAGAGCTGTGGAGTCTGGCCTCATCG ATAGCAGTCGAGGTGGTGCGGTTGAAGTCAGGGACTTCAAGAAGAGAGCCAAAGAAG tttgcaacaaaatgaccaaataccGTGCTATCAGCCCCTTCCTCTGCATGGATATGACATATATCACTTGCCTGCTAAAGGAAGGCTTTGGATTCAAGGACAACACTGTTCTGCAG